A region of the Syntrophales bacterium genome:
TACTTATCCTTGGCAGCGGAATCTCCGGACTGCTACACTTGTTGCTCGCCCGTACCCTGGGTGCAGGACGAATAATCATGACAGACATTAATGAATATCGCCTGCAGACTGCGCGGCAATTCGGTGCAGATGCTGTAATTAACGCCAGCGATGATATTCCTTCCCGCACACACCAGATTAATAACAACAAACTTGCCGACCTTGTAATAGTGTGTACAGGAGCCCCGGCCGCTTTCACTCAGGCATTGCAGTCCGTGGATCGAGGAGGCACTGTCCTATGCTTCGCAACAACCGAACCGGGCATTGATCTCTCCGTGCCAATTAATGAGTTCTGGCGCAATGAGATAAAATTGATCCCCTCATACGGTAACAGCCCGCTGGATGCGATGGAAGCAATTGAACTGATTCGAGCAGGACGTGTACCCGTTCAAAAAATGATCACACATCGGTTGAGTCTGGAAGAAACAGGACTGGGCTTCCAGCTCGTTGCCGAGGCCAGAAAATGTATTAAAGTAATTATCGAGCCGCATAAATAATTAACCGTGGAGATAATTGATTTTGAAAGTTTTTTTGAATTCCAGTCCCTCAAAAGTTACAACATTCTCCCCTTCTGAAGTGGAAGGGGTTTTTTCTTTCCACAGAACCCTGCCGAACTACACACCAACACCCCTCGTACCATTGAACAGGATTGCTGACAGACTCGGAGTAGAACATTTATTGATAAAGGATGAAGGAAAGCGTTTCGGACTAAAGGCATTCAAGGCGCTCGGTGCCTCACATGCTGTTTTCCGTATCCTCCATGAACGGAGCGGTGGCAACCTGAAGCCGGAAGACTTTCTGACAGAAAAAGGTCGCAAACTGGCAGATGGAACCACCTTTTCCTGTGCAACAGATGGCAATCACGGCAGGGCAGTGGCATGGATTGCAAGGCTACTTGGAAGACCATCTGTTATTTTCGTACCGCATGAGACTGTACCGGCACGAATCGAGGCAATCGAATCGGAGGGGGCAAAGGTTATAGTAGTAAACGGAGGTTACGACGACGCTGTCAGGCGTGCTGCTGAAGAAGCAAAAAAAGAAACCCGTCTGATCATAGCTGACACCGGATATGCGGGTTACATGAAAATACCGCTCTATATTCAGCAGGGATATCTTACGCTCTTCAAGGA
Encoded here:
- a CDS encoding diaminopropionate ammonia-lyase yields the protein MKVFLNSSPSKVTTFSPSEVEGVFSFHRTLPNYTPTPLVPLNRIADRLGVEHLLIKDEGKRFGLKAFKALGASHAVFRILHERSGGNLKPEDFLTEKGRKLADGTTFSCATDGNHGRAVAWIARLLGRPSVIFVPHETVPARIEAIESEGAKVIVVNGGYDDAVRRAAEEAKKETRLIIADTGYAGYMKIPLYIQQGYLTLFKEISIQLKEQGEKPPDIVFIQSGVGAFAFAAASYFHDPATLPRLISVEPTAADCLFRSAETGNGRPHSIIPEENTIMAGLNCGTPSLTAWPAVRDRFDAFVAVEDNYAKEAMMLLADEGVVSGESGAAGLAGLIALHSERPDFIEKDLRIRHGVRVLLINTEANTNPEGYYKIVGKTATEVERITPDNHSISSEK
- a CDS encoding zinc-dependent dehydrogenase; this encodes MRVAMYYNNSNVRLEELPTPEIGPGELLVKVIASGICGSDVMEWYRVKKAPLVLGHEIAGEVIEVGEGAERYNVGDRVFVSHHIPCNTCHYCLRGHHTACETLHSTNYYPGGFAEYIRVPRLNVDRGVFLLPKELTFEDGVFIEPLACVIRGQRIANLQPGQSVLILGSGISGLLHLLLARTLGAGRIIMTDINEYRLQTARQFGADAVINASDDIPSRTHQINNNKLADLVIVCTGAPAAFTQALQSVDRGGTVLCFATTEPGIDLSVPINEFWRNEIKLIPSYGNSPLDAMEAIELIRAGRVPVQKMITHRLSLEETGLGFQLVAEARKCIKVIIEPHK